One genomic window of Mycolicibacterium neoaurum includes the following:
- a CDS encoding SDR family NAD(P)-dependent oxidoreductase, with the protein MTLSTQTELIVITGASTGIGAATAREMAQRGFHVLAGVRRERDADILRRANIEPLILDITNPDHVRALAERVRDDPHHRPLRAVVNNAAVQANVPVEAFAIDRWRDMFEVNLFGHVAVIQALLPSLIGSRGRVVNVSSVGGKIAMATYGPYSGSKFALEAVSDALRREVGPHGVEVVVIEPGAVRTEMLGRVIAGARDTVAAMTAEQRRRYAGLVRAVSAQAEASTKSGLPAGAAAAVIAKAITAPNPRPRYTVGREAALLSVTRLLPDRLLDRIFAAALGRYLVKDANAAV; encoded by the coding sequence ATGACATTGTCAACTCAAACAGAGCTCATCGTGATTACCGGCGCCTCAACCGGTATCGGCGCGGCCACCGCCCGCGAGATGGCGCAACGAGGCTTCCACGTGCTCGCCGGGGTGCGACGGGAACGCGATGCCGACATCCTCCGAAGGGCGAATATCGAACCCCTGATACTCGACATCACCAATCCTGACCACGTCCGCGCGCTCGCCGAGAGAGTGCGCGACGATCCGCACCACCGCCCGCTGCGCGCGGTGGTCAACAACGCAGCCGTGCAGGCCAACGTTCCGGTTGAAGCCTTTGCGATCGACCGGTGGCGAGACATGTTCGAGGTCAACCTTTTCGGGCACGTCGCGGTGATCCAGGCGCTGCTGCCATCCCTGATCGGCAGCAGGGGGCGGGTGGTCAACGTCAGCTCGGTGGGAGGGAAGATTGCGATGGCCACCTACGGTCCGTACTCAGGCTCGAAGTTCGCGCTCGAGGCCGTGAGCGACGCCCTGCGCCGCGAGGTAGGCCCCCATGGGGTCGAGGTCGTCGTGATCGAACCCGGCGCTGTACGCACCGAGATGCTCGGCAGGGTGATCGCCGGCGCGCGCGACACAGTCGCGGCAATGACGGCAGAGCAGCGCCGCCGGTACGCCGGGCTGGTCCGGGCGGTGAGTGCGCAAGCCGAAGCGTCGACCAAATCTGGACTGCCCGCAGGGGCCGCGGCCGCGGTGATCGCCAAGGCGATCACCGCCCCCAATCCTCGACCGCGGTACACCGTAGGTCGCGAAGCCGCACTGCTCTCGGTGACACGACTGCTGCCCGACCGGCTCCTCGATCGCATCTTCGCTGCGGCGCTGGGGCGGTACCTGGTGAAAGATGCGAATGCGGCGGTGTGA
- a CDS encoding SDR family NAD(P)-dependent oxidoreductase codes for MKLAGATALVTGSNRGIGTSFATELLRRGAKVYATARRPELVDIPGADVLRLDITEPSSVQAAAAIAGDVDILINNAAETDGGSLVTGDMQAIRRVMESNYFGTLNVIRAFAPVLGRNGGGAIVNVLSAAAWLTVEGNTAYAAAKSAEWGLTNGVRLELAGQGTQVVGLMPGLIGTETLFDFARSAGIEFAEGTVTEPADLVTLALDGLEAGEIEIADAIGLQAKATLAGPPQAFAL; via the coding sequence ATGAAATTGGCAGGCGCTACGGCTTTGGTCACCGGTTCCAACCGCGGCATCGGCACCTCGTTTGCGACCGAACTCCTGCGTCGCGGCGCCAAGGTGTATGCGACGGCGCGACGGCCTGAGCTTGTCGACATACCGGGGGCCGACGTACTTCGTCTCGACATCACCGAACCGAGCTCGGTCCAGGCGGCCGCCGCCATCGCAGGCGATGTCGATATCCTGATCAACAACGCAGCCGAAACCGATGGTGGCAGCCTGGTGACCGGTGATATGCAGGCGATCAGGCGGGTGATGGAGTCGAACTATTTCGGCACGTTGAACGTCATCCGGGCCTTTGCACCGGTTCTGGGCCGCAACGGCGGCGGTGCCATCGTGAACGTACTTTCGGCGGCCGCATGGCTTACGGTCGAGGGCAACACCGCCTACGCGGCGGCAAAGTCGGCCGAGTGGGGGCTCACCAACGGAGTACGCCTCGAACTGGCCGGCCAGGGAACACAGGTCGTCGGTCTCATGCCTGGCCTCATCGGCACCGAGACCTTGTTCGACTTCGCCCGCTCGGCTGGGATCGAGTTTGCCGAAGGGACGGTCACCGAACCGGCCGACCTTGTCACACTGGCCCTCGATGGACTCGAGGCGGGTGAGATCGAAATCGCCGACGCGATCGGGCTTCAGGCCAAGGCGACTCTGGCCGGGCCGCCACAGGCCTTCGCACTCTGA
- a CDS encoding transposase, producing the protein MSRTEISDEAWAVIGPLFPAVKATGRPPVDRRAVVEATAWGYRTGAPWRDVPERFGNWNTIYKNFNRWTACLCQADR; encoded by the coding sequence GTGTCGCGTACTGAGATCTCCGATGAGGCCTGGGCTGTGATCGGGCCGCTGTTTCCTGCCGTGAAGGCGACGGGGCGTCCGCCGGTGGATCGCCGCGCTGTCGTTGAGGCGACCGCGTGGGGATACCGGACCGGCGCGCCATGGCGGGATGTCCCTGAGCGATTCGGGAACTGGAACACGATCTACAAGAACTTCAACCGGTGGACCGCCTGCCTATGCCAGGCGGATCGGTAG
- a CDS encoding TetR/AcrR family transcriptional regulator — protein sequence MNRKESAAATRRALIDQAAQLLDGGGLEAVTLREVGARAGVSRGAPYRHFADKDGLLTAVTADGWERLAEAMAELRADAGLSPLEKVRTALATVVTMSRHQPHLYRLMFRPPEGDPSAVFTAAQRMCDEFQSIVSGISGRGDAERYAAMLLTGVHGAVGLEMSGLLHTDKWQTTAEELAENLLALVHDATRRGLD from the coding sequence ATGAATCGCAAGGAATCGGCCGCCGCTACCCGCCGCGCGCTGATCGATCAGGCCGCCCAGCTGCTCGACGGTGGAGGACTCGAGGCGGTGACGTTGCGCGAGGTCGGCGCCCGCGCGGGGGTGAGTCGCGGTGCCCCGTATCGGCATTTCGCCGATAAGGACGGCCTACTCACGGCGGTGACCGCCGACGGCTGGGAACGCCTCGCGGAGGCGATGGCGGAGTTGCGAGCCGATGCCGGCCTTTCACCCCTCGAGAAGGTGCGGACCGCGCTGGCCACAGTCGTCACCATGAGCCGACACCAACCGCATCTGTACCGCCTGATGTTCCGCCCACCGGAGGGGGATCCGTCGGCTGTTTTCACTGCCGCACAACGCATGTGCGATGAGTTCCAGAGCATCGTAAGCGGTATTTCCGGTCGTGGCGACGCTGAGCGCTACGCCGCCATGCTCCTCACGGGTGTACATGGTGCGGTGGGTCTGGAAATGAGCGGTCTTCTCCACACCGACAAGTGGCAGACCACGGCCGAGGAACTCGCCGAGAACCTCCTTGCCCTCGTGCACGACGCGACTCGTCGCGGACTCGATTAG
- a CDS encoding helix-turn-helix domain-containing protein, translated as MTSPARALRADAARNRESLLTAAEEVFAERGVEASIADIARRAGVAKGTVFRHFASKEDLVASLVCEHMVTLTDAAARLAKADDAGAALLEFLTIAADQRRQHDLTYLQAFSANDARVIAIRDDVLAGVEELVARARAAGAIRPDVTGTDVFLLMCAPVHVAEGLPAAPPDLWRRYLAIIFDGLRPDGASALPEPAPEIPGR; from the coding sequence ATGACCTCACCTGCGCGCGCCCTGCGGGCTGACGCGGCGCGCAACCGCGAGTCGCTGTTGACCGCGGCCGAGGAAGTGTTTGCCGAGCGCGGCGTCGAGGCGTCGATCGCGGATATCGCCCGGCGCGCCGGGGTGGCCAAAGGAACGGTCTTCAGGCACTTCGCCTCGAAGGAGGATCTGGTCGCCTCGCTCGTCTGCGAACACATGGTGACGCTCACCGATGCCGCAGCGCGATTGGCCAAAGCGGACGATGCTGGTGCGGCCTTGCTGGAATTCCTCACCATCGCTGCCGACCAGCGCCGGCAGCACGATCTGACTTACCTCCAGGCATTCAGCGCCAACGACGCCAGGGTGATAGCCATCCGCGACGATGTGCTTGCCGGCGTGGAGGAGCTCGTTGCCAGAGCTCGTGCTGCGGGCGCGATCCGCCCCGACGTCACCGGGACCGACGTCTTCCTACTGATGTGCGCACCCGTGCACGTGGCCGAAGGATTGCCCGCCGCACCGCCCGACCTGTGGCGACGCTACCTGGCGATCATCTTCGATGGGCTCCGTCCGGATGGGGCGAGCGCCCTGCCAGAGCCCGCGCCCGAGATTCCCGGGCGTTGA